In Zingiber officinale cultivar Zhangliang chromosome 3A, Zo_v1.1, whole genome shotgun sequence, the DNA window CGGCAGTGGACCGATcgaatatctgatcggtctgcagaccgatcgggGAAGCCTTCGCTgttccatcctgatcggtccatggaccgatcggaaacctctgatcggtccgggaccgatcagggctgatcggtcccggaccgatcagacctCTTGCGCCTCGATCCTGTTCGgccgatcgactcgatcggtcaccgatcgatcgttAACACACTGATATGCTCGATgtgttcgatcggtcaccgaccgatcagaatattctcagatcactggatcgatcaccggatcgatccactcatggttttcgcccaaaccaagtccaaaccaacatccggtcaatcttgactgttagtacgttgcgcctagcatccggtcactccttgacctgctaggacttcccgctaagtgtccggtcaatccctttgacccacttagactttcctctccgtcaagtatcgggtcactcctatgacctacttggacttcccatcaccgatgtccgatcaccctcgatccatctggattttccttcgcttcacttacgggactttcaccggcttcactcaccaggatttccacaccgcctaacatcccagttaggactttctacgcttcactcactgtgactttccaaccgcctaatatcccacttaggactttctcattcacctagcttcactcactaggattttcaccggcttcactcaccaggattttcccgaatgcccggcttcactcacctgtgactttcaccttcacctagcttcactcactaggattttcaccggattcactcaccagattttgcccggcttcactcacgggacttttcccgtgccaaactcctgcTTGGATTTCCCtgccaagcctccatacttggactttccgcgtgccaagctcctgcttggacttttccccgtgccaagtctccgtacttggacttttccagtgccaagtctccatacttggacttttcgcgtgccaagctccctgcttggacttttcccgaatcaggtcaaccaagtcaaccttgacttacagttgaaccaataatctcccaaacatctattgttgtcccatatcaagaatagaactctctcacgagtgtcaaacatcaacatgcaactcaactaggtcaaccttgacctaaggttgcaccgacaatcttcccaagtcaaacatcaaaatacaactcgagtcaagtcacctcgagtcgggtcaaccaggtcaaccttgacctaaggttgcaccaacagacaccagtcgattggtaacgaTAAAACATCAAGGTAGTTTTCCCAAGCTCTATATAGTGGAGCTTGGGGTAGCTGGCtttggttgacgaaattagacttggttaaagtctaattagagtctccaagctcTCATTGTAAAAAAGGTGTTCTTGATCAAGTTGTGGTGAGGTATCTCCAccaacaaggaggattgtgctagctggAGTTTCCggagactaatccaccgacggatagagatcgtccaccttacgaatagCCATGGAGTAGAAACTTTATCTTTGAACCACGTAAATCAGCGTGTAGTGATTTGCATTCCTTtcttttagtctttagctttcgtatttgtatttagtattagatttccgttgtgcaactaacaaatacgtaggaagcgatcaaTTGGGGACaatgactattcaaccccccttctagccggccataaAATCCCCAACATAAACtactttttaggactataaactaaacaaactaaagaaggaaactaTGTTCACTAAGACAAACATACAAAAGAACTAATTAGGAAATTTGGTATGAAAAGCTCTAAAaactaaaaacacctatggcaagtaCCACAAACATAGATAGTGGCCCAAATGGTAATTTAGTTgacttaaaacattatagaaGCATGATAGAAAGCTTACTTCACTTAACTACAAGCAGACCTGATATATTATTTGTAGtttgtgcgctagatatcaaacATGTGCTAAATAATCTCACTTatcaaatgttaaaagaatatttagataTCTAAAAGTAGATGTAaatgtaggaatgtggtaccTAAGAATATCAAACTTTGAGTTAGTTGGCTATTttgattcagattatgctggctgtaagttagatagaaagagtacaagtggaggatATTTAACTGCTAGGACCATCTTTAGTTAActagtttagtagaaagtaaTATTATATTCCCTTATCTAATACTGAAGCAGAATACATAACAATGAGTAAATGTATGGCTCAATTCTTATGGATGCCTCATACCTTAAAGACTTTAATCTAGAATATAAAAATGTTAAAACTTTTCTTGATAACATAAGCtctaaatctaactaaaaatctagttcatTACTCtacaactaaacatatagaagtcaaACGCCACTTTGTTAGAGACCATGgcacaaaaggaaaattaaacttagctagattaaatctaaatctaacttagCTAACATATTCACCAAACCAGTACCTGAATCTGAATTTAGTAATTTAAGAAGATAATTAGGAATGTGTCTTATAAACTAGTTTTTAATATGTAATTTTTAGTAAAATTATTacttattagtttttaaaatttgtcTTCAAAATTgcccttttaaaaatttatttttaaactgtttcaaaaatattttatctttatgaAGTAGCCTAGGACTTATCATAGAGttacatgttggatcgagaccacactagaggggggtgaataatgctcgtggctttcacgcgtttcggattcgtaaaatgATCGAGAATTAAGtacagcggaaataaataaacaACCACACACAGAAgaccaaggtatttacttggttcggagcctagggcgactcctactccaaggcacacgctctttgagcgtttactttgggtaacAACTATATTGCGCAAAAGTTTGCACAAGTATTACAacttaatagtaattaaaaactataccgacaacaagaatagtagattctgaagctccgggtcgtcagagacttgtaacagcacttctgggcgtcTCTTGGGCAGCAAACAATGGATAGATCACTTTTGAATTGATTATTTGAACATgctgttcgagacccctttataaaGGTCATTGGATGCGCCTTAAACCTCTTCCAAGGTGCCTCAATGTTGTCGAGTCAGTCGCGTGGATGAGAGCTAAAATCATCGTCgctgatcctcttgaaggcgcctccatgccagtccaaggtgccttcaaggagcggtctaaggcgcctcagattccctcaaggcgcctccaactccactTCGCAGTTAGCTTACcccttgcacccgaggtgcctccaagctccatgaaggcgcctcggatacttTTCATCCGAGGGAAAGCCTtgttcttttgtacctgcaagacatgttagtccgaaaacacaaacatatcctgcaaaacaaagttagcacatataaataCATGAAgtgtttgacagtctccagactgtccagttctgacttcggattttcgaccggaaaccctaggttgaaccgacgcctattgttccctcttccggggaacgcgtcctgaCCTACCCCACTCAGGAGAGCGTACttgatgccagtctggtcctccagactgactggacttttcgcctagggttaccatcccctaggggttttcaccacctaaggttacctccccctaagatcTAAGGTTATCCCTctttaggattttcaccacctagggttaccaccctctaggacctaaggttgccgccccttaggattttcctccacctagggttaccaccccctaggacctaagattaccacccctcaggatttttcaccacctagagttatcaccccctaggacctagggttatcacctcctatggttttccacctgcctaacaacagttagggctttcctacaatctcattcaagcacattagataacaaaacaacttaatttaaactctttgacataatcaaaacataggttcaattgtcggatttttaaagtaattattaaatgattttaaaataattttttaaaaaaattctaaaaaaatttgtaaaaaatttttaaatgatttttaaaataaattttaaaatatttttaaaatgattttaaaagatttttaaaatgatttttaaaaaagtttttaaaagtttttttaaaataagttttaaaatgatttttaaataagttttaaaatgatttttaaataagtttgaaagagagtttttaaataatttctaaaaaataattaattattattatttggtcATCTTGATGTTTGGGCAGAAATAGGTGATACCTAAGTTGTTGTTCATGTCTACTTTAATAAGTCCTATGACTTTTTTCATCATCTGATAATCTAGTGTTATATAGTACTAGAAAGACTTTGGCTCCTATGCTCTTTATTGTTAAGCTTCTAAGGTCAAATACTATTAATCTTCAATGTATATAATTATGTCTTCATTATAGAAGTGCTCTCGTTGATTCTTCAGTCGTAAGATTCAGCCATTCTTCTCCTCCATCTAGAAGATGAAGCGGTTGTGTACTATGATGACAATAGAGTGATGCAATAAAGGATGATATTCCTTGATTGTATAATCTCCTAGGATTTAGAGAAGTAAGCTATTCATTTGAGAAAGTTGTTAAGTTTCTTTCTACATCTATCAGGTCTTCTAGTAGGTAAGTGGAAATACTACGTCGTTTGGTTATGATGATATTGTCAAACCAAGAGATCATATTTGACTCCGTTTGTCTTCTTATTGTCTGTGAGAGGCTTGTGAATGACTTAGTCTATGTTTATGTTGGATTCATTGTGTTGTTTGGTATAAGTTAAGAAGAAATAAGTTTTGGGTTGTCTTCTAAGGATAAAATTTCCTATAGACAATTTCCTCAAATCCTTTGTTAAAGTTTATACTTTCTCTCCACTCATTAGTTTTAGTGGTTTTGTGAATTTGTATTTCAATTTGAAATAGTTTATTTTCTAATAAAGTGAGTCAGGTGTAAAAATGCTAGAAGAACTAGTATAGTATTATTTTATTGAACTAACACCTGGTCTCTTTATCCAATTAGAATATTTTTGCTTTAAGTGAATTAATATTCTAAGAGAATTTATATAATATTCCTTTCAGATATTTATGGTCCCTATTCATATCATTAATCAaatatcttatttttttaaatatctcAAATCTCATAATTAAATATTCCATAAACTAAATATTTATATGATCCACCTATTAAATATCCTACTATTAGATATTCTAAATTCtactattaaatatatttttaatttttttattaaaaaaataaagagtgAAATCATTGGACATAACTCTATAACACCATTTCAAATCTCCTCCATAATATCTCTTtccaataaaaaatatttaagattagTAATATTTAGAGAAATATCTTCTTCAAATAAGATGCAGAGGCTCTTATTTAATATAATGCTATTATAATAGTTATTtgttaattttatatattatagtaATTAATTGTCACTGTTATAATAAATATTTTCGAAGTAAAAATGAAAATTTCATCAAGTCATATAAAGTGTCACCAAATAGAATTACGTGAAGAATGCTTTTTTTCTAGCCGTATATCCGTACAcgaatttaaaaattgattcggACATGAATCTTTAAGTAACAAGTCAATTAGTCAAATGTAAAAAATTTAGTGGTTGTGTTTATGCAATCAACTTGAATATTCAATGAAGAAAAGTCTGCATGCTTCAATTCAAAAGTTGATTAAAAGTATCCAGTTAAAATATTGACAATTTGGGATTGCGTTTATGGTTCTAAGTGCTACTAAAACTTGTACATATTAACAAACTGTATCTATGTGCaattattctttttaaaatattatattttaatattcatCATAAATTCATTTTAGATTTAGACAGATAAAATAAAGAGAAGCTGACCTTTCTAAtgataatcataattaattttattaattatttttaaagatcGATTCGatgttataaaaattttctatcgatCATCAGAATAAATCGAAAAATACACATGATGACCAATTCAAAAGTCTTGCATTTTTTGATTGTGTCATTTATTTGGAGAAAAGATTTCTACAAATAGGCTATAATTAGGGTTTGAACCACGAGTACATGAATGACAACCTAAATATCTTACTGTGACACCATAGCCTAGAGACGACTTGACCTtcctaataaaaataataataatctcagttaacctcattgactatccctggggTGACCGACCCGATCCCACGGAAGTTTCCACTGGCCACCAGAGTAAATCAGGAAGCGCACGTCACGGTCAGCCTAGAAGCCCAGCATCTTTTGGTTACGCcctccatttggagaaaaaattcctgTAAATATACCGTAACTGAGGTTTGAACTGCGGATGTCTGAGTGACAATCTGAATGTCCTACCGTGACACGACCCTGAGAACCAGCTCAACCTTCCTAATATACTAAGAATGGGAGTATCATAAAAATTATTAAgggtattttaatattaattaaatcataaaGTTACATTAATAAAACTAGTAAACGgatgaagatttttttttaaaaaaaatcgattTAATTGGGACAAATAGATACAAAGAATGTGGAGGGGAGATTGATTTAGGGTTTTAATTCAATACATTAGCGCTACGATTGAATCTCTTGATGTAGGATGGATCCACATGCAATGAACCGATTGAGAAGTGTCGTCTAAATTGTGTGGCCTCTTGACTACGATTGTACTAGTTGTAATTGCAAATTAGGGTTGGACTTTGAGAGGGGCATGCTACGTCCATTTCAATTAGCAAACTTGGTCATCCATGGCCTAACTTGGCACACTCCGATTGCTTGAGTATACTCTATCAAAGTTGAGTTTTGTATTTGGTATGAGTCATAGAAGGGTCCGGGTTGAATGATTGCAGTAAAAGGTCCTATAGGCATCCAACACGGTTAATTTCGTAGTCATCACtaaagagataaattaggaaaatatagTTGCTCAGCATGTAAGAGAATGTTATTCATAGTTTTAATGAGATTTGACTCGTGCCCATTGCAGTAATACTATAACATGTTAGCCATCTCAGTCATGCTCAGGCAGGGCTGAGGTTGAATGATGAAATTATGGTAGGATGTCAAGTATATATATTTAATGTTGAGGACATTTTGGTTGATTTGtccatagcaaaaaaaaaaaaaaaaaaaaaaggctctttaaaatattttttaaaaatgtctACAAATACAGACAACTTGATCTTGCAATTCTTATAAAACACATTAAAAACATGTCAATATCTAATTGTCAATCACATGGTGTATGGTTGGTTGTGAATTTAATGCGCCAAGTCATAATTATTACCTCATTCTTCGTTCAAAGTTTCatccatttaaaaataaaatattccaCAATAAGtgaaattattttgtgaattgaaaGCAATAAAATGGTTTCAATAGTAAAACTAAAAAGATGGATGTGCAAAAATTTCACGTTAAGAAGAGATTTAGTTTTCTTAaatggtgcgatggttaagatatGATAGATTATCATATAAAATTTTATGGTCAAAATTTGACGTGTCGGAACGTATTTTTTTCATATCTTAACCACTTACACTCAATATTTTAAAAAGCGCGAAGCGCGACGAAGCGTCGAGTCCAAGCTTCAAGCTTTATAAGCTTAAACGAGCTTAGgacaattttaaacataaaaaagtattttttatttttaaataaaaattaattattttaaacaaataaatagatCAAATAATACTTAAATATGATAAATTTAATGTTCATGCATAAATTTCTCACATGTTTAGAAAGGCAAAAGTCATAAAGTTTATAATATTCATTAGTTTTCAGTTTTCACAATAAAagaacataaaaaactaaatattATCTAATTCCTTGTCTGATTCTAATTCGATCTCCTCATCTTCATTCATCTCATCTTCCGTATTATCCGATACAAACTCATTTTCATCGAGCGAGAGGTCGATCAATGAAATTTCAATAAATCGTCGGGGAGACTAACCGTGCAGAGAAGCGGAGAATGGGTAGGAAACAAGAAGACAAGATCGGACAGAAACCGTCTCCCCTGTCGCCATCGCTGTCACCACCGCCCCACCACCGATTTGTTTGCAAAATTTGAAGTTGGTGACAAGTTGTAATACTTTCCGATCACTTTTTCTAGGTTTTCTCGATAGCAGGCAGATAGGGGGTTTATGACAGATTATGGTTTTTCTCTCAAGAGTTGAGACGTTGTGTCTCTTCGTTTTctctaaatttttttccttatgttctttaaaaatttacaaataaactaaaattataaataaaaaatcgcGCTTAAGCGCTATTAAGCGCGTTTAATCATGCTTAATTTGGTCAAACATACTTTGACAGCTTTTTTCCCCGCTTTCACCTACAGTGAAACTTTTCTTCCTCGCTTTGTGCTTAAGTGACGCTTAATGACATTTTTTAGAACACAGAGTTACACTAATGATTAATAATTATTCATAATTTCTCTTCTTTGGACATTGAGCATGAGTTAAAGAAGGAAGGATCATATACTTGTCTGTAATAGCATTGTATGATTGTAATAGATATTTTTGTTCTTGTAAATTTCTAAGTGTTTGCCAAGTCAAACTAATCAACCTCTCGCATTTAATCTTCAATTAAAATCTGTCCATCCATATCCCATTGCAATAACTATTTCTCTCTATCTTCGCATTAAATAAGaggatattttattatttaaaatgaaaatataaaaaaataaacctttACAAGAGGTATATTATAAAGAATCAAACTcgatatattaataaaaaaaaaattcttaaatctCGTTaactaattattaattaattatccaTTTTTCCTAAGAATTTATTTGCTGGACAAAAGGATCAATAGATAGAAGGAATGCGTTATTTtacattgttttttttaaaacttaaataagaaaattcaaaattttcttaGAGCATGTTCATTTGTTTTTGGTAatgatatttttaaataaaatattaattatttaactctttatttttattaattttgattttttttaataatttaaatgtaTAAATTTTACTAATTGAAAgaattttcacttaatttatctatcgaataaatttaaaatataatttatacatatttaaaatttgatcaataatatatttattccatttaaaatttaaactctaaTTCTCTTATAAGCAAGGATAAAATTTCTTATaagaaatcaaaaaggagaaagtgaagttcatttcaaaaacataaaaaaaaaaaataatacaaaaccCCACATATTATAGAATTTTATACATGACAATTTTAAAAGCAACATTGGAGAAGATCCACATCCACTTGATCAATGGTTGAACCACCGTCTCGATCCGAAATGCACCAGCTGAGTCGACTCGTCGGCGACGCGCCCCACGATCCGAGCCGACTCGCTTACCTTATCTCGCCCGAacctcctcttctcctcctcctcatccCGCAGTGCCGCCGCCTCCGCCTGCTCCGACAGGTGACGCACGCCGGTCCAGAACCAGTCTCCGATCGTCGGCTTCCGATCCCACGGCCGGTGCCTCGTCTCCTCGAGTCGCCTCAGCACGCAGACCAGCTCCACCGAATCGGCGAAGCCGAGCGAAGTCGTCCGCTCCCTCATCTCCCGGACTCGGATCTCGATCTCGTGCTCCGCGGCGATCCGATCCGCCTCTATCAACCTCACCGCCTCGCCGACGAGATTGTTCCCCTCGACGACGGCCATCTCCGGGGCGCGGCTCATCACTTCGACGATCTCCACGAGCAAGTCGAGCTCGGAGATTAGGTCGCGGTCGAGGAGGGTGGTGACGCGGTCGTCGCCTGTATTAGGGTTAGGGTGAAAGGGGGCGAGGAGGAGGGAGGCGGAGACGAGGAGCTCGAGGAGGCGAGCGTACCATCGGACCCAGGAGGCTAGGGCGAACGAAGCGGGGGAGGAGCCGAGGGGGAAGGCAGAGAGGGCGAGTGGGTTGCGGCCGGAGGTGGGGTGGCGGAGGAGGGCGATGGGGAGTTGGTCGCGGAGGATGAAGGCGCCGCGAGTGAAGACGTGGTGGAGGGCGAGGAGGCACTTGAGGGCGACGGCGGGGTCGCGGGTGGAGCGGAGGCGGTCGGCGAGGGCGCCGACGGCGGACGCGGCGGAGAGACGGGAGCCGTGTCCGAAGGAGAGGAGCGCGCGGATGTGGCGGGGGCGGGGGGGCTCGTCGGCGGGCTGGTGAGGCGTGGCGCGAAGGACAGCGATCTGGGCAGCGGAGGAAGGGGAGAGGGttgcagcggcggcggcggcgaaggAGGCGGTGTCCTTGAGCGCGCCGACGAGGCCGCGGAGCTTGCGACCCATCTCTCTGACTCTGTCTATGCGTCTCTCTGTTTCTCTATGCGTGCATTAAGATCGGGTCCGAGTTACAAGTAGAGTACCAGTAAATATAAAACGAAAACACAGCAGTCAACGTCCGGAACTCTTATCCTTTTATCGCACGGAATAGTTTTTTACTTCATAACAGCGTAAAATATAAGTCAACGGATTTATCAAATtcagatatatatattttttcatttgaATCAAATCAAGATATGATCATtaggtaattttttttaaatgttaataaactttaaaatatcttttcaaatcTAATTCATATTAAAATGTTCTTAAGCAATTTTATTTTACTCTCTGAAATGCATTAACGGTAGTTCACAAAAACAAAATAAGCAtttattttataagaaaataatagagcattttaatattaataaaatcttaGAGGTATTTAGAAATTATTAAATCTTGTGAGGTATTTTGAAACATGATGTGGTTCATTTTAACTTGAgctattatgattttatttatggactatgttcaaaaaattatagaattccttTAAGTATTGAGTCATTTTAGGTTTGAAATATTATTACTTTATTCTTAGGCTCTATCTAAAAGGATCATAGGATCCTCTCAAATATTGAGTTACTGTTAATCTACTCAAGATTTCTCCTgagtatcgggtcactcttgacctgtttAATGTCTCATGATTTTATTCTTAGACCAAAGCCGACTTTAGACATAAACCATTAAAGCCTCTGCCTAGGGCCTTAATTTTTATTGGGGCTCATTATTTTTAGTGTATTACatatatttttatgtgttttttaaaagagaatgAAAAAGATAGGCCAATGTGATAAAAAATTACACAATCTCATTCTCTAAAAATTtggataattatttttaatatattaaatacatttttatgtatattttttttaagagaaTAGAAAAGAATATAAAATTATTGTGGTTCCAATGGACAGAGTCATAAAGGGGCTCTTTTTTTTAacgaattaaatttatttttaattatggatgTGGTTTTATAAAATCTAATGTATTCCTCTTCAACATCTCTCAATCCTTCCTACttttattatgtttcttattCGTTGATGATGTTTTTGTTAGGGTCGTTaggccggctagaaagggggttgaatagccctgctaaaaataaaacagaaaatacccttctcggccTTAAATGAATATTGGCATAAAGATAGAATAGAAAATGAACTTAAAAAAAGAGACAcctgaatttacttggttacaaccgggaaggttattaatccaaggaagtgaaatgcactaactttccttcagacggagaagtctctttacagcagtgtaagtaCAAAAAAATTAGAAGATAAATGAAAACTAGAGTGTGTCCAAAtgttgttgcaagaatgcttgttgatactagcttcttggaccaaggctatatttatagccttggtcggggcgcctggaagggttccaggtgtctggaggggataaaactttatcccctccgTAACGGATCGTGATCAAACGTGATGTGGATAGAATCGGGTTCTGGGCcctctgctcaagtgctgctcgcctcggtccgggtcttccactccggctccgctcacttgggtgatttcggttaaccgaaataaggctcactcgaacccaatttcggccttctcctagagcaagcttccgctccggtttctcgtcccttgaacgtcgcacacgttcttctcgtccaccggtgtactcttccacggtgcCTCATCTCTccgatgcaccgagcccgtcggctctctcccgtgccatccttctcgctaaccgcatcttccactcgacttcctgtgcgcctaagctcctgcacacttagacacagggatcaaaaaccaacaggacctaacttaacttgtttgatcacattaaaataaccttgaggttccaacaattTTCTCCTTTGATCAATAAGAACACAAATTAGAAATTTTTATCTTATCTAGacaatgcaaaataaaaaaaCTAGTTTTTTTTGGAGTTCcccctcttcttcttttccaactcCCCTCTCTATGCTTCTCTTGCTCATtgagattggagaagagaaactGCATCTAACATTAACATGCTGATCCGGTTGGTGCTACTATGCTACATACTTGATTAAATTCAAATGTGATGCATTCATCCATATTGTGTCTaattaaaatgaaagattttattatttttttagcaaTAACGAGTTAGGTAGCTCGACCTTTTCACTTCCTTGATAGatattaaatttaacttttatttagatatatttacAGATATAAATTGTTTGATTTTCTCTTTATCTTCATTCTATCATTTATAACTATTCTGGTTTTAgtaatgaaaaatataatttattttttcttttgatttgagCCTAAAAAGCCTCCCATTTagttcttgataaatgataatagTTGGTTTGGTTTCATTGCTATCTTTATTTTCTAAGGATCGTATTGAGTTttgtcattatatatatatatatatatatttattgtgCTTTGCCAATTATGATGAGTTGagaatgtgagcagagtttttcTATTGTTATCCTATTTCCTCAATTTTATTCCTTTTGTAAGTGATGTTTTCTCCATCTTTCATTT includes these proteins:
- the LOC122054078 gene encoding putative clathrin assembly protein At4g40080; this translates as MGRKLRGLVGALKDTASFAAAAAATLSPSSAAQIAVLRATPHQPADEPPRPRHIRALLSFGHGSRLSAASAVGALADRLRSTRDPAVALKCLLALHHVFTRGAFILRDQLPIALLRHPTSGRNPLALSAFPLGSSPASFALASWVRWYARLLELLVSASLLLAPFHPNPNTGDDRVTTLLDRDLISELDLLVEIVEVMSRAPEMAVVEGNNLVGEAVRLIEADRIAAEHEIEIRVREMRERTTSLGFADSVELVCVLRRLEETRHRPWDRKPTIGDWFWTGVRHLSEQAEAAALRDEEEEKRRFGRDKVSESARIVGRVADESTQLVHFGSRRWFNH